CGTGGTATCTCCGAGTTGGGTATCTACCCCGCTGTCGACCCTCTTGACTCCAAGTCCCGTATGTTGGACCCCCGTGTCATCGGTGAGGACCACTACAACACAGCCACCCGTGTCCAGCAAATTCTCCAGGAGTACAAGTCGCTCCAGGATATCATTGCCATTCTCGGTATGGACGAGTTGTCGGAAGCCGACAAGCTCACCGTCGAGCGTGCCCGTAAGATCCAGCGTTTCTTGAGCCAGCCTTTCGCTGTCGCCCAGGTCTTCACTGGTATTGAGGGCAAGCTTGTCGACCTCAAGGACACCATCCGATCATTCAAGGCTATCTTGACTGGTGAGGGTGACGACCTTCCCGAGGGTATGTTATTCTCCTATTTGCAACCATAGACATGACACTAACGTTTCTAGGTGCTTTCTACATGGTCGGTGACTTTGAGTCAGCACGCGCCAAGGGAGAGAAGATTCTTGCTGAGCTCGAGAAGTCATAGATGGACTTTTGTGGTGGGTGAAGAGTCGGCCAGTGTGTCTAGGGCAGTTCGCTGGTATTCTCACTTTGTACAAAACATATACCTCGGAAAAACGTGGGATTATGAGCGAGTGCTTTAACGTGCATGGCTTCCTGTAATCTATCTTACATGAAGAGACAGCTTTTTCTTGTTCAACAAATCATGGTCTCTCTGCTTGTGCTGTTTTTGTGGCTAATCACGTTAGTTGGCTGTTTAGAGTACTGTGTTTTCTGTCAGCGATAGTTGTAACATGCGACATCTTGGAAGAGCGTGATAGGATACATAGGCGTTTTGACAGCAGAATAGGGCCGGGAAGTAGGACCCAGGTGGCTACAAAGCCTTGAGCCCGAGTCGTATCCTAACTGAACGTCCCCTGGATACCTCCTGGCTGCTAGTCTCCATTACCTCTCAGCCAACACATTTCTGAACACCAAGCTGTCCCCAGCGTCCTGATCCTCAATAATGAACCTATATTCTGGAAAGACAGAGATGGCAGTAAATGTAGAAGCGATGGCGAATATATTGGCGCGAGATCTTACCGTTACACACCTCGCCGTGCAGCCTCTTTATGGCATAAATTCTACACCGATATCTATCCCTTCTCTTATATTTATAGCATTCATGCGTTAATACTTGCGAGTTGGTTCTTTTTAGTTATTCTCCGTTGTATAAATTTTGTTCACGTACCAGTGCATAGTTCACTCAGTGACCGTTAACGTAGCTAGAAATTATAGGATTCACTGCTCTTATTCTACTTAAAGAGTGTTAGATTTTAATCATAGCCTAGGCGGGTAATGATATTAGAGAAGTATTGTATTACTAATACAATAACAAACTAGGTTCTGTTTCTAAGACTAACCGGAAAAGATAGGGCTTTGGCGAAGATAAAGCTGAACGTAATTTTAGAGGCAACGTCTCTTAAGATGATAAGACAGCTATTAGCGTCTCTCTATCGCGTAACCCACCATCGTTAATGTTATCTTCCTCTTTTATCGCTTCCAAAACAAGTCTCATACAGGACTAGTGTCACTCTTTTACTCCTATTTTCTGCATGCGCCTCGTCTATCCATGCCCTTCTTACTCTTACTAGTGGCGATGCACACGTCCACATACGTCTCCCCAACTAGATCAGGTGGTCCGGGTTCGAATTGACAGTACTCTACGGCTACTAACACACTTACCGCCTCAACTGCTCGTACCGCAGCATTCATTAGCCGATGGGCAATCTGAGAGAGTACCAGACGTAACCCTCAGCTAGTCTTTGCCTTTGCTTGGCTTTAGAATCTTGGATATATGTCTCTTTTCCCCTGAAGACCAGGACCACCATTCACACTTTTATTTTCACGTGCCATGCGGTCCCCTCATCACCTATCATTTCGGATAGAACCCTCTAGAATATTCACACCACTTACGTAGGCCACTTAGTTAACGCAAATTCTGTTGGGTACACATCTCTCTACTACAGACCGCGCGGTACTTCAAGAGACCAGCCCGCAAACATTTTCTAATACACATCTCTTTTTAGGAGAACAGGGCCATCATCGAAGTATTTATCGGTCGCGCAGTCCGTAAAGCGGACTAGCCCGTTGATTTTGAATGCTGGATACACGTCTCTATCCATCGGAATCATTGTATATCACTGCCTGTTGGAGTCTCCAAGCTGTCCACCGATATCCCTACGAATTAGGAAAATAATGTATGTTAGCATTGCAGAATCGCTATTTTAGAGCAAAAGACAAGATCAAAATAAATAGCTACAACCAAACAATAGTGAGAATAAGAGGTTACCATGATGCCGCTGAAACACATGTCTCTTCCTTCGACGGCCAGGACCATTATAGAAACCTTTTGCACCTTACGAACTGCCAAACTCAATCTAAATGCGCCAAATACCCTCTATACCTTATATGTGTTTCTATTCTCTGGATAATCAAGATTATTATGGTAACTTCTACAACCTCCTGCAACATCTGCAACCCCCCAGATCCATTCTTCCTGGACCACACATTCCCTTCACTTCATTGATCCGATCTTGAAAGCTAAAGATAAGCGTTTCGATGCATGATCTGATGAGATTTTGCGGATGCTCGCCGTCTTCATACTCGGAGAGCGGTTTGCTGATGACTTTGTACTCATCACACACTGTAAACACCCTAAACGCTTGCAAATAGAGTTATGTCAATAGAAAAATTTCCAATGTCTTACGTCGCGTATAATATGTGAATATACGCTACGCTCTTTCTTAGTCTTAAGTTGAGGACTATCCAATAGTCTGTAATGAAAGTTATGCACTAACAGTGTGCACGATGCTGTGTCGTGCGTTGAAGAAGGGGTGCATGGAATAAAGACCAAGAAAAGTGATATACTTATATACAGCCTTAGAAAGCACATCTGCTATATAATCACACTTGCCAATTCCACTTCCCATCACGATGACCGAAATCATCAGCACGAAACTGCTGATATCCACCTACCAAAGACTCCACGCCCTTTCCCACTTCAGCAAATAATTCATCATCCATGACAAAGAGACATCAGCTCTCGTACGTGAGAGCATCGTAAGCGCGGCCGCGGTCTATTTAATTTGTCATCAAAGGCCCTATTGATACGAAGAAGTTAAACATGTCTCACTTCACTGTGGCAAAAAGTATCGACGCCTTGGCCTCGGCCGCGGACACCGAGATGTGTCGTCAAGCTCATCAGCCCTATGTATGTTACCTACCGTGCCGAGCCGCCCTCGCGTAGGCGAGATGTTACACAACTTCATGGTAGCGACACATCCTTGCATAACTACCTCTCGCATATAGTTTCATATAGTCAGCGGCTGTGGTATCTTCCACTTCCACGTCTGGCATTAATTCTGTGTCTGGGAATATGTTGTGAAGCCGTAGGGCAGGCGGGTAATATCTGTTACAAATCATGGTGGTCTGCAGGTCAGGGCTTCAGTTGTTGCTACCAAATCGAGGGGTAATTATGACGACCCTATAAGATTTTGGACAGTCTATCCAAAGATCTAGCCATTGATGGTTCAAAAGGTGGCCCCTTGATTTATAAGTATATGCACGAATTGTCGATAACTATGCCGTCACTAGAATTCACATGATGATTGCTGTGTACACTACTAAACACATGCGCATCTTTAGTCATGGCTTCACCAAGTGCAACTCGACATGGTGAGGGTAGAGCGCATGTATTTGAGAGTTGCGTACATCGTACGTGGTGCTTCTTGCACACAAGAACGAAGTGGGGATCGCCAAGTGAACGCTGATAGCCTCGAATCTGTACAATGAGGATAAATATGACAATTGCAGACCGATAGCCGCTCGTGTTGTTTTCGGTCTTCTTGTATGTGACACAGACAGTACCAAACGAAAAAATCACACAAAGAAAACGTGGTATCGGTATTGGTGTAGTGGTTGCTGTGACTCTTCTATTGACTTCTTTACTCGTCGTTGATCTTCTGGTTGGTTGGCACTTCCTTCTCGGACTTGCTCTGGACCAGCATTCCCTTGTAACCGGTGATGGGCTCCGATCCTTGCGCCTGTGACGTGTTAGTGGTGTCATGAGGGGATATATGCTGGAATCGGCGAAAAAGCTACACACCTTCAAGTATTCCTCGGAAGCCTCCTGCCACTCCTTGGTCATGGTGCGAGGTCGAATGGGGCTGGCGAACATGCGCGTGAAAGCGAAGACGGCGAAAGCACCGGCGATGACAGCCGAAGACAGGAGGAAGACGTTGCGGCCCTCATCCGGAGGCGGGGGTCGGCGTGGGCCGTGGGGACCAAAAGCAATGAAGTATGCTATGTTGTGAGGATCATGTCAGCTCATTGCACCATATCGATGATTTCCGACATTTCGCCATAACCTCGCGTTTGCCGCGGGCAGCTCGGCTATCTCGTCAAAACACGAGATACGTCATATGAGCGCTCAAACACCGAAGTGCGCGCAATGGGATTATACGCACCAGCCTTCTTTTCCTGAATAGTCAACTCCTTCCAGTCGGTCTTCATGCGGTCCCTAAGCGTCATCCATAAGTCGGCCTGCTCCTGGGGGGGCATGTCTTCCCATCGCTTCTCGATATTGGCGAGGGTAGGGTTGGAGATGGCATGTGCCTGGCGAGTCTGCTGGACCTGGCAAGCGACCGGGGCGGCTCTGGGGAGAAGTGTGCGTGTCGCGGTCGACGGGATGACGGCAGCCGAGCTCCTCGAAGCGCGGGCAATGGACGAACGCAGCATGGCGGTGGGTGAGTGGAGAGTGTCGGAAAATAGAAAGAAAAGGGAGGAGGTTCCCGTCGAGGGATCTACAGCTGCCAATGGATCGTGGTGGTGATGGAGTCGAAGGTGGGCTAGGGAGCTGCCTTGCAAAATGTGGTTGCGGGAGGAACGCCAAGGTGGTGGAACGACCAAGTTTGTGGCCCAAGCGCCCTAGTTAGGCCAACGGTGAAATCCTCATTGGCTCGGACTTGAGGGCATCGAGAGAGCCTCAAGCCTTATCACTCTGGACTGAAGAGCGATGAATTGAAGACGTCTGTATGCTCTCAGTCGCAAATCCAGATGCGAGGTTGCGCCTGAAAATCTTGTGCAGCGCTCTTTCCGCATTTGACGGCTGGTCCGTTGCTTTGGGAAGGCGTAGCCAGACACATAACCGCCGAGACTTCTGTAGCATGGTACCTAATCGAACATGCCAAAGTTTAAGACATGGCTATTTGAATTACCAACGATGCGGTTGCGTAGACTGGATTGAATGCAGCAAGGTCGAAATTCGTAGAGACTGTGGCTGGAGGGAGCGAGGCAAGACAGATTCTTCACGTGGCACATGTAGCAATGTACATGAATTGATATTGTCAAAGCAAAGAATCATCATGGCCATACTGTACTTCGTATGCTACTTGTACTACCCCCTCATCTCTGGGTACCTACAGCATGTAACTGTAACTCGAAAACCATCGCAAATTCACTCAGGCGCGGGGTAGCGAAACTTGGTAGCTGATGCGGAAGCTAGCCAATCTATAACTAGCAGAGCTTCCCAAGACGCATGGCATTCACAGAATAACAATGCTAGCCAGAGCTTCTCCGCGTCACAGTGAGGTGTGCCGATGCACTAAAAGGCCTCATTTTCATCTGTAAATATCGTATTCCTTTCGACGGAGGCTCCGCCGTTGGAATGCATGCAACTCGTGCGTCCAGATGCCATCAAAAGTGAAGCTTGCTATCGCCCAAATGTTGTCGAGGCACTATCCATGACTAGCATTGATGTGCAGCAGCCATAGCCTCCGTCTGAGCCTTATTTTGGAGAAGCGCTCACAGTTCTCTCTGCGCATCCCGTGATCGGAGCCCACCGAGCTTGTCGGGCCGGCGCCATGCCATCATGGTTCAGACAGCTCCGAGCTCGAGCTCCATTGTTCATGCAAGGTACCTTTAAGTCCCTGTGAACCACGACTAGTCCTTGGTGATCATGTGGCAGAAGGATGACTTTTATAACCTCAGACCGTGCCTAGCTCAGTCCCGGCCGCGGATACGCCACGCCGCATCTCAACCAAGCTCGACTTTGCATGGTGGGGGAATCTCGGTGGTTACACAATACGCTCGCCTCCCCATGAACCGGTGAATGGATTAGATTCCGGTGCGGGCTTTGTTTGATATCATCAAATGACCGAATAAGCTCTGAGGAGTGACTACGGACATCCGTCGCGCACAAATGGTCGTGTTTCTGGCCAATCCTGCTGACAGAGCATACACGTACATGACTTTCGTAAACCTTCCGATAGATGGCTGTTGTCCGTGGCATGCCGCGCCTCGCCTCCATGGTCCACGGTTTGATTAGCAGTAGCCAAGTGTAACAAGATGCAGTCGATATGCGAGGCTGCGAGCCCGACAAGACCACCAACGCACTTGGCGTTTCGTCGAGCATATGTCCCCATATACACGGACGAGGCCTAGGCCAGGGTATTGGTAGAGTACGTCTCTGTCCGGTCTGTCTTTCACGTACGCCGGTGCAATCCGCGGCCTGGCCTCAGACGATAGCGGTATGGGCCCCAGTCTGCAATCAGCCTGCAGATGCTTCGCTTTACCTGGCGAGTAGCAGCCGGCCGGATGCGTGGGAGCACGCAAAGTGTGTAATTGGGTCCAGGCGGGCGCAAGCAGAAAAGAAGCTAAAATCTGTGACGTCCCCGAGTCTCTATTGTACCTATTTAGCTTGCCCCTCTCACCCCACCTCCTGCTCAGACCCAAAAACACTGTGCCCACCAACAAACTCTGTCTCACACCACCAAAGCTAAGCTTATAAACAGTGAGCGCCCCCCTCGTCTCCAATACATTTCTCAATTCTAACTTACCCATCGAACTCAACATGGTTGTCAAGGTTGGTATCAACGGCTTCGGTCGCATTGGCCGTATCGTCTTCCGCAACGCGTACGTACTCTCCAAACGCACCGTTTATCTCTGCATATGAGCCGTCATCGTAGACTGAAGTCCTACATGAGGCCCAAATAACTCACTCTTACTGCAATTCGCACATGACATGCAAGCTAACCGCCTGCAGCGTCGAGCACAACGATGTCGACATCGTCGCCGTGAACGACCCCTTCATCGAGCCCCACTACGCTGTAAGCATCACGACGCGATGGATCTGCAGGATACAGCAGACTAATACACACGCAGGCATACATGCTCAAGTATGACAGCACACACGGCCAGTTCAAGGGCGAGATCAAGGTCGACGGCAACAACCTGACTGTCAACGGCAAGACCATCCGCTTCCACATGGAGAAGGACCCCGCCAACATCCCATGGAGCGAGACTGGTGCCTACTACGTCGTCGAGTCCACTGGTGTCTTCACCACCACCGAGAAGGCCAAGGCTCACTTGAAGGGTGGAGCCAAGAAGGTCGTCATCTCTGCTCCCTCCGCCGACGCCCCCATGTTCGTCATGGGTGTCAACCACGAGACTTACAAGTCGGACATTGAGGTGCTCTCCAATGCCTCGTGCACAACCAACTGCCTGGCTCCTCTTGCCAAGGTTGTACACGACAAGTTCACCATCATCGAGGGTCTCATGACCACCATTCACTCATACACAGCGACCCAGAAGGTTGTCGACGGTCCCTCCGCCAAGGACTGGCGTGGTGGCCGTACCGCTGCTCAGAACATCATTCCCAGCAGCACCGGTGCCGCCAAGGCTGTCGGCAAGGTCATCCCTGAGCTCAACGGCAAGCTCACTGGTATGGCCATGCGTGTCCCCACTGCCAACGTCTCGGTTGTCGACTTGACTGTCCGCATCGAGAAGGCTGCTTCATACGATGAGATCAAGGCGGCCATCAAGGAGGCCTCCGAGGGCAAACTGAACGGTACGCTCCCGCACTAAACCATAACTTGAATACACATTCTGACAGATATAGGTATCCTCGGTTACACCGAAGACGACATTGTTTCCACCGACCTCAACGGCGACAACCGCTCTTCCATCTTCGATGCCAAGGCCGGTATCTCCCTGAACAAGAACTTCGTCAAGCTTGTCTCATGGTACGACAACGAGTGGGGTTACTCCCGCCGTGTCCTTGACCTCTTGGTCTACATTGCCAAGGTTGATGGCAACGCTTAGGAGTCAGGACAGATCCATGCAACGCCCAAACTCTGACCTTTCAATTTCATCACGGATCAACACAAAACCGGGTGTTTTTGGCTGGGCGCGGATACCGCGGGGTTAAAAATAGGACGAAGCTATGAAAGTGTTATGCTAGACAACATGAATGAATAAATAATAATCAGCACAGCCTCTAGTACCACATGAGAAAACATGATGTGACGTTGAAGCTCCCCGCCTTGGTCTGCATAGTAGCGGAGCTGCCCCTGTCGATGCGTTTTCTAGCGTTCATCTATGAGTTAGTTCCCGAGGTAGTTCGCCCCTGAGTTCGCGCGGATATGTTGGGTTCCCATGCAAACGACAAGTACACGGATTCCATTTCCGGGTTTAGTTTCCGGTTGTCAGGTTCCGGAGCTTCCAATCAAGAAGTCCCGCCCCGTGTGTTAGCAATGAGAGTCGCGGGGTA
This sequence is a window from Pyrenophora tritici-repentis strain M4 chromosome 4, whole genome shotgun sequence. Protein-coding genes within it:
- a CDS encoding GapA, Glyceraldehyde-3-phosphate dehydrogenase-erythrose-4-phosphate dehydrogenase, whose protein sequence is MLKYDSTHGQFKGEIKVDGNNLTVNGKTIRFHMEKDPANIPWSETGAYYVVESTGVFTTTEKAKAHLKGGAKKVVISAPSADAPMFVMGVNHETYKSDIEVLSNASCTTNCLAPLAKVVHDKFTIIEGLMTTIHSYTATQKVVDGPSAKDWRGGRTAAQNIIPSSTGAAKAVGKVIPELNGKLTGMAMRVPTANVSVVDLTVRIEKAASYDEIKAAIKEASEGKLNGILGYTEDDIVSTDLNGDNRSSIFDAKAGISLNKNFVKLVSWYDNEWGYSRRVLDLLVYIAKVDGNA
- a CDS encoding cytochrome c oxidase polypeptide V, mitochondrial precursor, producing the protein MLRSSIARASRSSAAVIPSTATRTLLPRAAPVACQVQQTRQAHAISNPTLANIEKRWEDMPPQEQADLWMTLRDRMKTDWKELTIQEKKAAYFIAFGPHGPRRPPPPDEGRNVFLLSSAVIAGAFAVFAFTRMFASPIRPRTMTKEWQEASEEYLKAQGSEPITGYKGMLVQSKSEKEVPTNQKINDE